The region CAGGTCGTCCGGCGTCACCGCCGGCAGCAGCCGCCGCACCGCGCCGGTGAACGCCGCCTTGGACACCGACCGCCGCAGCTCACCCGCCCCGTACCGCCAGTGCCGCCGCGCCATCCGCCAGGAACCGGGCCACGCCACGGCCGCACCCACCTCACGGGGCCGGACGACCCCCCACCCGTACCCCTCCCGGGCGAGCGCGGGCACCGCGTTGGGCCCGATGTGGACGTCTCCGTCGACCCCCCGGGTGAGATGCACACCGAGGAAGGGGAAGGCGGGGTCGGGGACCGGGTAGACCAGGCCGTGGACCAGCTCGGGGCGCGCCAGGGAGTAGTACTCGCCGCGGAAGGGGATGATCCGCATGCCGGGTTCGTCCCCGGCCAGGCGTGCGATCTCGTCGCAGTGCAGCCCGGCGCAGTTGACCAGCACCCGTCCCCGCACGATCGCCCCGTCCGCCGTACGGACGGCGACACCGAGTGCGGGCCGGCGGTCGATGCGGACGACCTGCGCCCCGTACCGGATCTCCGCCCCGGAGGACTCGGCGAGCTGCCGGGCCACGGCGACGAAGTCGCACACCCCCGTCGTGCCGACGTGGATCGCGGCGAGCCCGCGCACCTGCGGCTCGTACTCCGCTATCTGGGCGGGGCCCAGCTCCCGCACCGGAATCCCGTTCTCCCGGCCGCGCTGCACGAGCCCGTGCAGACGGGGCAGCTCCGCCTTCTCCGTGGCGACGATCAGCTTTCCGGTGACCGCGTGCGCGATGTCGTACTCCGCGCAGAACTTCACCATCTCGGCGGCGCCCCGCACGGCGTACCGCGCCTTCAGCGAGCCGGGCCGGTAGTAGATCCCGCTGTGGATCACCCCGCTGTTGCGCCCCGTCTGATGACGGGCGGGGCCCCGCTCCTTCTCCAGCACCGTCACCCGCGTGCCCGGCGCGGCGCGCGTGATCGCGTACGCCGTCGCCAGGCCGACGATCCCGCCGCCGATCACCAGCACATCGCAGTCATAAGCGACCCGCACCTGTTCCACCTCCCGGCTTCAAGAGTGCACTGCGCCACTGACAACGCCCTCAAACCCGCGAAGCGCCGGAAGCAGTTCCCCGAGCCCCGCAGGGGCGCGAGGAACTGCGCGACCAGCCACAAACGACCCGCGGCCGAACCACCCGCGGTCGTACCGGTCCTCCAGCGGAGCGACTACGCCGGGGCCATCAGCAGCGGCCGCGCCCGCTCCCTCAGCTCCACCACACGCGGTTCGTCGCCGTAGGGCTCCAGACGGTGCAGAAGGTCCTTCACGTACTCCGTCGTGCGCGCGGAGGAAATCCGCCCGGCGACCTCCACCGCCCGTACGCCCTGCTCGCATGCCGCGTCGAGATTGCCCGACTCGAGCTCGGCGACCGCCGACACCACCAGTCGCAGGCCGTGGGAGCGTACGAACTCCTCCGTCGGCTTCGACAGCGCCTGCTCGGTGAAGCGGCGCACCTGGCGCGGCGCCTTCAGGTCGCGGTAGCACTCGGCCGCGTCGGCCGCGAAACGGTCGTACGAGTAGAAGCCGAGCCAGCTCGGGTCGTGGTCGCCGTCCCGGGCCCGCTCCAGCCAGCCCTCGGCGGCCTTCAGGGCCCCGCCGGCCGCCTGGGCGTCACCCGCGCGCGCATGGGCGCGTGCCTCGACGAGGCGGAAGAAGCTCATGGTGCGGGCGGTGGCGAGCCCCCGGTTGCGCTCCAGGGCGGCCTGGGCGAGGTCGACGCCCTCGTCGCCGAAGCCGCGGTAGGTCGCCTGGAGGGACATGGAGGCCAGTACGTAGCCTCCCAGGGGGACGTCGGCGGCGGCTCGGGCCAGGCGCAGGGCCTGGATGTAGTAGCGCTGGG is a window of Streptomyces mirabilis DNA encoding:
- the lhgO gene encoding L-2-hydroxyglutarate oxidase encodes the protein MRVAYDCDVLVIGGGIVGLATAYAITRAAPGTRVTVLEKERGPARHQTGRNSGVIHSGIYYRPGSLKARYAVRGAAEMVKFCAEYDIAHAVTGKLIVATEKAELPRLHGLVQRGRENGIPVRELGPAQIAEYEPQVRGLAAIHVGTTGVCDFVAVARQLAESSGAEIRYGAQVVRIDRRPALGVAVRTADGAIVRGRVLVNCAGLHCDEIARLAGDEPGMRIIPFRGEYYSLARPELVHGLVYPVPDPAFPFLGVHLTRGVDGDVHIGPNAVPALAREGYGWGVVRPREVGAAVAWPGSWRMARRHWRYGAGELRRSVSKAAFTGAVRRLLPAVTPDDLIPASAGVRAQAVLRDGTLVDDFLIEEGPRTVHVLNAPSPAATASLPIGREIARRALGVLAGT